One genomic region from Pararge aegeria chromosome 24, ilParAegt1.1, whole genome shotgun sequence encodes:
- the LOC120634594 gene encoding uncharacterized protein LOC120634594 isoform X2: MRAWLLLCAALALAPSRPRAAAASHRSRAEPLEPARLEHIKTQILAKLGLTSRPTPLGAPPRDVVRQILARAADPRPERRPDTEQSMREIIAIAHRVFF; this comes from the exons ATGCGCGCCTGGCTCCTGCTGTGTGCGGCGCTCGCGCTCGCGCCGAGCCGgccgcgcgccgccgccgcctcGCACAGGTCCCGCGCCGAGCCGCTCGAGCCGGCGCGCCTCGAGCACATCAAGACACAAATACTAGCCAAG CTGGGGCTCACGTCGCGGCCGACGCCGCTCGGGGCGCCGCCTCGTGACGTCGTGCGTCAGATCCTGGCGCGAGCGGCCGACCCCCGGCCCGAGCGCCGCCCGGACACAGAGCAAAGCATGAGAGAAATCATAGCGATAGCACACAGAG TATTTTTCTAG
- the LOC120634594 gene encoding uncharacterized protein LOC120634594 isoform X1, with amino-acid sequence MRAWLLLCAALALAPSRPRAAAASHRSRAEPLEPARLEHIKTQILAKLGLTSRPTPLGAPPRDVVRQILARAADPRPERRPDTEQSMREIIAIAHRGTRHTNGGRHDSVSDVASLTLSHTPDRGVKRHPHTTKTYLKPIILLSMK; translated from the exons ATGCGCGCCTGGCTCCTGCTGTGTGCGGCGCTCGCGCTCGCGCCGAGCCGgccgcgcgccgccgccgcctcGCACAGGTCCCGCGCCGAGCCGCTCGAGCCGGCGCGCCTCGAGCACATCAAGACACAAATACTAGCCAAG CTGGGGCTCACGTCGCGGCCGACGCCGCTCGGGGCGCCGCCTCGTGACGTCGTGCGTCAGATCCTGGCGCGAGCGGCCGACCCCCGGCCCGAGCGCCGCCCGGACACAGAGCAAAGCATGAGAGAAATCATAGCGATAGCACACAGAGGTACCCGACACACAAACGGTGGCAGGCACGACAGCGTCAGTGATGTCGCGTCACTGACGCTATCGCACACTCCCGATCGTGGCGTCAAGCGTCACCCACATACGACAAAGACATATTTAAAGCCTATTATTTTACTTTCGATGAAGTAA